The Aminipila terrae nucleotide sequence CGATGTCTTAAATGAGGAAATTTCATTTAGCCCAATTGTTGCTGCAGATATTATTGGAGCAGGTGTTGGGGAAACTGTTTTATATGTCTCTGGAAGCTCTGCACGAAGTGCCGTAGGGGATACAGCAATACCAGTTGATGCTACAATTGTAGGAATTGTAGATGATAAGGAAATTAATGAAAATGCGCTTTAATGTAAAAGAAAGTGCAGCGAGGTGTAAAAATGAACCTGATTGAGACAGTAAAAGATGCAGGAATAGTTGGAGCAGGCGGAGCAGGATTTCCTACATATGTAAAGCTTTCTGCAAAAGCAGAAGTATTTATAATTAATGCAGCAGAGTGTGAACCTTTAATAGAAACAGATAAATATCTGATGAGAACTTTTCCTGATGAGATTTTAGAAGCAGCAGAACTTGTAGCCAGCCATCTGGGTGCAGTACGTAAAGTAATTGCACTAAAGAGTAAATATCAAAAAGAAATAGATGCGTTACAAAAGGCTATAGATAGAAAGAAATCTTCATTTGAACTTGTTAAAATGAATTCTTTTTATCCTGCTGGTGATGAACAGGCTTTAGTGCAGCTTGTTACAGGACGCAGTGTACCAGAGAGAGGCTTGCCTCTGGATGTTGGTGCTGTAGTCAACAATGTGGGCACTATGCTAAATGTATTTGAGGCATTAGAGGGAAAGTCTGTTACAGATAAATATCTTTCAGTAGTAGGAGAGGTGGAAAAGCCAATCATGCTGTATGTCCCTGTAGGAACGGCTATACAGGAATGTATAAACCAGGCAGCTCCTTTGTTAGAGGAATACGATATCATCGTGGGGGGCCTATGATGGGAAAGGTATACAGAGGAGATCAAATTCAGGACCTGGCCGTAACAAAGACTACTGGAAACATCATTGTGTTGCCTAAGAACCACTATTTAGTAAAATGTGCGGAATTACCTCTCTCATCTATTGTAGCTCAGACAAAAAGTGCATGTATTCAATGCAAAATGTGTACAGATATGTGTCCGAGATATTTAATAGGACATAAAATCCGACCGAGTATGGTTATGAGAAATATGTTCAGGGAAAAGGATATGGTGGACAATGAGGAATACGAAGCTGTATTTGGAGAAGCGGCAAACTGCTGTGACTGTGGAGTCTGTGAAATGTTTGCCTGCCCTATGGGACTTTCTCCACGTAAAGTAAACAGCTTTATAAAAGGACAGTTGGGGCGCCGGGGAATAAAACCTAACAGGAATAAAAATCCAAAGGCGTTGGAAGACCTGATTTACAGGCGTATTCCTACTGAAAGATTAGTTTCCAGATTAGATTTAATGAAATATTATCACGCCCATGCAAATGAATGCATAACTATTGAACCGGATTGTGTTTCGATTTTAATTAAACAGCATATTGGAGTGCCAGGAACAGTCTGTGTAGCTGTTGGTGACAGAGTGCAAAAAGGTGATTTAATAGTACAGGCAAAA carries:
- a CDS encoding 4Fe-4S dicluster domain-containing protein, with amino-acid sequence MMGKVYRGDQIQDLAVTKTTGNIIVLPKNHYLVKCAELPLSSIVAQTKSACIQCKMCTDMCPRYLIGHKIRPSMVMRNMFREKDMVDNEEYEAVFGEAANCCDCGVCEMFACPMGLSPRKVNSFIKGQLGRRGIKPNRNKNPKALEDLIYRRIPTERLVSRLDLMKYYHAHANECITIEPDCVSILIKQHIGVPGTVCVAVGDRVQKGDLIVQAKEGALSVPVHASIKGCVKLIDGERIVIDKEKE
- a CDS encoding EutN/CcmL family microcompartment protein, producing the protein MKVAKVIGNIWATRKEESLAGLKLMILKPIDVLNEEISFSPIVAADIIGAGVGETVLYVSGSSARSAVGDTAIPVDATIVGIVDDKEINENAL